The following nucleotide sequence is from Carassius gibelio isolate Cgi1373 ecotype wild population from Czech Republic chromosome A24, carGib1.2-hapl.c, whole genome shotgun sequence.
aaaaggtAGGTATAATTCAGTCATTTCTGCATTCTGAACATGCCTCAACCGTCGCTCTGCGCTCCACTTTGCGATCAAATGGGCCTCTAACGTTCTCAGGCAAACCGATATTCCAGCAATGTGTTGAATGAAGCGCGTAATTTTCACTACGTTAAAGTTACATGTAGAATATAACGATAATAATGCGGAAAGAAATGGAACTACATGACACTACGTTGGCATGGAATTAGCTGGATTATATCTGGCGTTGGCTTCATCGTGTAGTCCCTCATCATCCTGACGATGTGGAAGATCCGTTGAGCGCTGTCTTTCGCACTTTGTTACCAAAGCTGAACTGACGATTTGGGCTTGTCATCGTCGTGCCGTTAATAGGATTGGAGATATGGGTGAAATGAGGTTGTGAAGGCTGAACCAGTGTGCTTGGACTCGGTAGTGGTGAGGAGGTGGATGGAACTCCAGCGGGACTGCTAGCTTTCTCGCTGGCTGAGTCGCTTTCAGAGCGGTTTGTATTGTTCACGCCATCTTGTGGATGGGAAATCTTCATTTTTTTACAGCTGGGCCGCACGCGGTACTTCAGAGGCAGCGGTCCATTCTATGTAATGTGCGAAAATAACAGAAGGCACCTTGTTATTGAACGGTGGATGCTGAGCAACGAAAATCCTCATTCCAcaaatgaaccaaaaaaaaaaaaagagataaataaaTTACCTGCTTGAATAAAACACTTACCTTGAGATTTAAGACCAAGTGTGTAAAGTAAAGATTCAGCAGTCAGATTTGACAGTCAGAAAAACATTTGAGAACTTACTCTTCTCCAAGTGTAGATGTAGGCAATGTCCATTAATGTGTAGTAATCCTTCAAAGGCTCATCCTCATACATAACTTCAATCTATTAGTGCAAAGAACaataacatataaataataaaaccaagCACCAATCAATCAATATCATACCATAATGGATTATGCGGATCAGCAAATAAATAACAGCACCCTCCTCCTATAAAAGTATTATTTGATGAAACACTGAACATACTAAACTTCGACTGAAACAAAGGGATTTAAAAAAGGCCAGAAATGGAAACTAAATCTGCAATAGATCACATTACCTGAAAAGTAGGAGGTATATCCATTTTGCTTCTCAGAAATTTCCTCAAATGCATCACAGTCATGGCAGCAGGGCACTGTAAGTATCTTTTATTATGAACCTatgttgttaataataaaataaattatacacaaatacattttgccGATAAGCTTTACTATTGGTATAATTTGTGTCACCATCATAACAAGAGGAAAAAAAGGCTTTCAGCAACAGCAAGCACTACTTAATTACCTCTTCTTTTTGCTTCTCATCTGCACTGCCTTGCTGTTGGGCCCTGAACAATAAATAGTATAATTGATGTAATTGAAACACTAAATGATAACTTTTCAGGATTCAAATAAAAATGCCTTAACATTAAGATTACACTAAAGAATGGCCACTTCAAATGTATGTAgtgtatttatttacacatttttaaaactcTTGTAGCAGCCCAGACAGATAAActggcagaaaaaaataataatcacttgTACAAACATAGGCAATCACGTACCTTTGAACAAAAAACTCAATTGACAGACTGATAATTTCATCATCTGTGATGATTCGCTTGTCTTCATCAGCAACTTCTCCTCGATCCTCATTTGATCCATTtgcaactttgaaaaaaaaaaaatcaaatgatgaAATCACAGCTTAAAATTAGAATAAAACGGTTACATAAGAGCCTGTTCAAACAGTTAGCCTAACTTATTTACTTGAGTGCATTCATTTACTTACCATCAACAGACGGGTGTTCAGCATAAAAATCTCTCCTCCGTTTCATTTCATCTGCACAGAAAAATACATTTCCAGTTCAAAGCATgtgtaaataattacaaataataaaaccaaTCTTTTACAGTGACTGACTTACTTTTGAAAAGACCAGGAACCAACTTGTATACAATGTCCTGTAGAGTTTTGTCAGACCTGTGGGGGGAGgggtcaaatttttatttttttatctaatcaCATGAACAGAAAACACAATATACAGAGTTTGAGATAGGAACAAACAAGATGTCTTGATTTTT
It contains:
- the LOC127946577 gene encoding polycomb complex protein BMI-1-A-like, which gives rise to MTMHRTTRIKITELNPHLMCVLCGGYFIDATTIIECLHSFCKMCIVRYLETSKYCPICDVQVHKTKPLLNIRSDKTLQDIVYKLVPGLFKNEMKRRRDFYAEHPSVDVANGSNEDRGEVADEDKRIITDDEIISLSIEFFVQRAQQQGSADEKQKEEVHNKRYLQCPAAMTVMHLRKFLRSKMDIPPTFQIEVMYEDEPLKDYYTLMDIAYIYTWRRNGPLPLKYRVRPSCKKMKISHPQDGVNNTNRSESDSASEKASSPAGVPSTSSPLPSPSTLVQPSQPHFTHISNPINGTTMTSPNRQFSFGNKVRKTALNGSSTSSG